In Vicinamibacterales bacterium, a single genomic region encodes these proteins:
- a CDS encoding transglutaminase-like domain-containing protein, with translation MTLFRPISRRAGRIGSALVLVAWALTLGVLIVRAYGQAGSMNLAADLARYGSAAEWRGVYYRGEKIGFSVSQTTAAADGFEVREDARLQMSLFGATTPAAVTTVAHVDDAFALRAFEFSLDPGTGPVQVSGTVTGHHVSLTIRTSSGMQREERDLDEPPALSLNLPRRMAAAGFKPGTSQQFAVFDPATLRNERVTVAVGKREIVPLTSSLPVRVGGRQFARPIRTSMPAFRLDMTFAGLHTTSWVTDTGEVVKEESPLGFSSVRESPEDARRLAGRGAAGAALIENAAIVPSWTTKKRVDDARDVRRVLIKVAGLTIDTRDMHGAGESLQGDVLEVRDPRSLAAAPAPPDLASYLGPEPFIESDDPAIRAAADTAVAGVTGARARAEKLTRAVNAMLDKKATIGLPSAREVLRTRVGDCNEHTALYVAMARSLGLPARVVVGLAYTQGAFYYHAWPEVYIDEGGGRGLWLPVDPTFNEFPASAMHLRLLRGGLDKQAAILPLIGTLKMDVLDLDLAPNSTPILVGRGTSAPVFAAPPVPVRAGLTCWTTRVRDAASSLAPAAGSFGGPR, from the coding sequence GTGACCCTGTTTCGGCCGATCTCGCGCCGCGCCGGACGCATCGGCTCGGCGCTGGTGCTCGTGGCGTGGGCATTGACGCTCGGGGTGCTGATCGTGCGCGCCTACGGCCAGGCGGGCTCAATGAACCTCGCCGCCGATCTCGCGCGTTATGGCAGCGCGGCCGAGTGGCGCGGCGTCTATTACCGCGGCGAGAAGATAGGCTTCAGCGTCAGTCAGACGACCGCCGCCGCCGATGGCTTCGAGGTACGCGAGGACGCGCGACTGCAGATGTCGCTCTTCGGCGCGACGACGCCGGCCGCGGTCACGACCGTCGCGCACGTCGACGACGCGTTCGCGTTACGGGCCTTTGAATTCTCGCTCGATCCCGGCACCGGGCCGGTCCAGGTGAGCGGCACGGTCACAGGCCACCATGTCAGCCTCACGATCAGGACGTCGAGCGGGATGCAGCGCGAGGAGCGCGACCTCGACGAGCCGCCGGCGCTGAGCCTCAACCTGCCGCGCCGGATGGCCGCCGCCGGGTTCAAGCCGGGCACCTCACAACAGTTCGCCGTCTTCGATCCGGCGACGCTGCGCAACGAGCGGGTCACGGTCGCGGTGGGGAAGCGGGAGATCGTGCCGCTCACCTCGTCGCTGCCGGTGCGCGTCGGCGGACGCCAGTTCGCGCGGCCGATCCGCACGTCGATGCCGGCGTTCCGCCTCGACATGACGTTTGCCGGCCTGCACACGACGTCCTGGGTCACCGACACCGGCGAGGTCGTCAAGGAGGAGAGCCCGCTCGGCTTCTCGTCGGTGCGCGAGTCGCCCGAGGACGCCCGCCGGCTGGCCGGACGGGGCGCTGCCGGCGCGGCGCTCATCGAGAACGCCGCGATCGTGCCGTCGTGGACGACCAAGAAGCGCGTCGATGACGCGCGCGACGTGCGGCGCGTGCTGATCAAGGTCGCCGGTCTCACCATCGACACGCGCGACATGCACGGCGCCGGCGAGTCACTGCAGGGGGACGTGCTCGAGGTTCGCGACCCGCGGTCGCTCGCCGCCGCGCCGGCTCCGCCCGATCTCGCGTCGTATCTCGGTCCCGAACCGTTCATCGAGAGCGACGATCCGGCAATCCGCGCCGCAGCCGACACGGCGGTGGCTGGCGTCACCGGTGCACGGGCCCGCGCCGAAAAGCTGACCCGCGCCGTCAACGCCATGCTGGACAAGAAGGCGACCATCGGTCTGCCGTCGGCGCGAGAGGTGCTGCGCACCAGGGTCGGCGACTGCAACGAGCACACCGCACTCTACGTGGCGATGGCGCGATCGCTCGGGCTGCCGGCGCGGGTCGTCGTCGGTCTCGCCTATACGCAGGGCGCGTTCTACTACCACGCCTGGCCCGAGGTCTACATCGACGAGGGCGGCGGACGCGGGCTGTGGCTGCCGGTCGACCCGACGTTCAACGAATTTCCCGCCAGCGCGATGCACCTGCGGCTGCTCCGCGGCGGGCTCGACAAGCAGGCTGCGATCCTGCCCCTGATCGGCACGCTGAAGATGGACGTCCTGGACCTCGACCTCGCGCCGAATTCGACGCCGATCCTCGTCGGGCGCGGCACCTCCGCCCCGGTGTTCGCCGCGCCGCCGGTCCCGGTTCGCGCAGGGCTCACCTGCTGGACGACGCGTGTCCGGGATGCGGCGTCGAGCCTGGCTCCTGCGGCAGGCTCGTTCGGTGGACCGCGA
- a CDS encoding TMEM175 family protein, whose protein sequence is MKTTRLEAFSDGVIAILITIMVLELKTPPGDDWTALRSLAPRFCSYLLSFVMLGIYWNNHHHLIHMTERVSGGVLWANLHLLFWLSLIPVGTAWIGETELAPLPIAVYGAVLMFAGTAYYILKTAIIRVQGPHSALQVALGSDAKGIVSVLMYAVAIPLAFYSAAIASAIYVAVACVWLVPDRRIEGRVAAHERQ, encoded by the coding sequence ATGAAGACCACCAGGCTCGAGGCGTTCAGCGACGGCGTGATCGCGATCTTGATCACGATCATGGTGCTGGAGCTCAAGACGCCGCCCGGCGACGACTGGACGGCGCTGCGATCGCTCGCGCCGCGCTTCTGCTCCTATCTCCTCAGTTTCGTCATGCTGGGGATCTATTGGAACAACCACCATCACCTGATCCACATGACCGAGCGCGTCAGCGGCGGCGTCCTGTGGGCGAACCTCCACCTGCTCTTCTGGCTGTCGCTGATTCCGGTCGGTACGGCCTGGATCGGCGAGACCGAGTTGGCGCCGCTGCCGATCGCCGTCTACGGCGCGGTCCTGATGTTCGCCGGCACCGCCTACTACATCCTGAAGACGGCGATCATCCGCGTGCAGGGACCGCACTCGGCGCTGCAGGTGGCGCTCGGTTCGGATGCCAAAGGGATCGTGTCGGTGCTGATGTATGCCGTCGCGATCCCGCTCGCCTTCTACAGCGCGGCAATCGCGTCGGCGATCTACGTGGCGGTCGCCTGCGTCTGGCTGGTGCCCGACCGCCGCATCGAAGGGCGCGTCGCGGCACACGAGCGTCAGTAG